From Candidatus Paceibacterota bacterium, a single genomic window includes:
- the fmt gene encoding methionyl-tRNA formyltransferase produces the protein MNFVFFGTPYVARDTLAALVEAGHKPSLVVTNPDAPRGRKHEIVPCETKVWAEEHNIPVFSPEKLDDDALKTIRGYSCDHAVVVAYGKILPEDLIKSFPKGIINVHYSLLPRYRGASPVEAALLNGDEKTGVTIQEVVKELDAGDIIAVEETDIKPQETTIELRARLIDLGAKLLIDTLPYFEAGNTTPTPQDDSAATYAPKIKKEEGEISLNAPAQENWNKYRAYKEWPGVFFFKDDKRVKVTDASLEGDTFTIKRVIPEGKKEMDYSDLK, from the coding sequence ATGAATTTTGTATTTTTTGGAACACCCTACGTAGCCCGCGACACGCTCGCGGCCTTGGTGGAGGCTGGGCACAAACCTTCGCTCGTGGTCACGAACCCGGATGCGCCGCGCGGCAGAAAGCATGAGATAGTGCCGTGCGAGACAAAAGTGTGGGCAGAAGAACACAACATTCCCGTCTTCTCTCCTGAAAAACTCGACGACGACGCTCTTAAAACTATCCGTGGTTACTCGTGCGACCATGCCGTTGTCGTCGCCTACGGCAAGATCCTCCCCGAGGACCTTATTAAAAGCTTCCCGAAAGGAATTATCAATGTCCACTACTCACTCCTGCCGAGATACCGCGGGGCATCCCCTGTTGAAGCAGCACTCCTTAACGGCGATGAGAAAACCGGTGTCACTATTCAAGAGGTGGTGAAAGAGCTTGATGCGGGCGATATCATCGCTGTGGAAGAAACAGATATCAAGCCACAAGAGACAACCATCGAGCTCCGTGCGCGACTCATTGATCTTGGCGCAAAGCTCCTCATCGACACACTCCCCTACTTTGAAGCAGGAAACACTACTCCCACCCCACAAGATGATTCTGCGGCAACCTACGCCCCGAAGATTAAAAAAGAAGAGGGTGAGATATCGCTCAATGCACCAGCACAAGAGAATTGGAATAAGTATCGCGCGTACAAAGAGTGGCCGGGCGTCTTTTTCTTCAAAGATGACAAGCGTGTAAAGGTCACTGACGCATCGCTCGAGGGCGACACATTTACTATCAAACGCGTCATCCCCGAAGGGAAAAAAGAGATGGATTATAGCGACCTAAAATAA
- the def gene encoding peptide deformylase, which produces MKKIVQEGDPVLRKKAEPVDPKDINTDAFRSLLKEMHESLKTKEHGVALAAPQIGVSKRVFVVSPTVFEEDKRDTAHLVYINPEITKLSKKRTAMEEGCLSVEGRYGTTKRAEKATIHALDEDGQPFTVGASGLLAQIFQHETDHLNGVLYVDHASETYEIEEDH; this is translated from the coding sequence ATGAAGAAGATAGTTCAGGAAGGCGACCCGGTACTCCGCAAGAAAGCTGAGCCGGTAGATCCAAAAGACATCAATACTGATGCGTTCCGATCGCTCCTTAAGGAAATGCACGAGTCGCTTAAAACAAAAGAACACGGCGTAGCGCTTGCCGCACCGCAGATTGGTGTTTCTAAGCGTGTCTTTGTGGTCTCCCCCACTGTTTTTGAAGAAGACAAACGTGACACGGCGCACCTCGTCTACATTAACCCCGAGATCACAAAACTCTCAAAAAAACGCACTGCTATGGAGGAGGGCTGTCTTTCTGTCGAAGGTCGGTATGGAACCACTAAGCGCGCAGAGAAAGCGACCATACATGCACTCGATGAAGATGGTCAGCCATTCACCGTTGGGGCAAGTGGCTTGCTCGCGCAGATCTTCCAACACGAGACCGACCACCTCAACGGCGTTCTCTATGTTGATCACGCAAGCGAAACGTACGAAATAGAAGAAGACCATTAG